The DNA segment GAAGCTGGAAACTAGAAGCTAGAGAGGCTTgcctgctctctgtgctgaatcccaagTTATTACTTTCGGGAGTCCGCTAGAAATCTGATGGGGAAGCAAGAACTGTTGGACTGCTAATGTTGAGAACCCTTCCATCTTACACTCagtttgtatatatgtgtaaataaaccatatataatAAAGATACCAcaatctctgctgaccttcattccatggaaaccaaaccctgggtaagtgcatgaacccctggaagtcttgcgcCGCTCAGAGACTACCTCCCATCCCTTACTAGTTGTGTCTAAGTACATTtgtaagggggaggggagatgcctCATGACTAGTCTGTCCATACAGACACAAAGGGTGGGTATAATAACCACTATCAGCTGTTCTTCACCAGGATCACCCCACTTTGCCATAGGAAATACCAACTATCATAGCGAATGGAGGAAGCAAAAAAAGCCTTCCCAGTGCTAACCCTACAATCACTGAACAACTGCCACTAAGAGCTGGAGGAGCCAGCCTTCAGCTTTCTATGAGATTATTCTGACTGGTCATTGTGAGAATTTTATCTTACAATAAGAATAGGCTTGGTGGCATGGcgtgcctttcatcagcttcagCTATGACCCTGTCTGGAGGGACAACATAATGTCAGTTATCTATGCTCTGATcatctctaggttagattacttcAGTGTGTAGTATCTGACAGTGCCTGtgaatgcaatttggaaactatagctagtgcagaattcagtggccaaGCGATAAATCCCACTTCATCTGTTTTACTTCTAAGTATGTGaacataagactgcagcctaacaATTCCTTTGGCTGGAGACAGGCATTCCTGTTTTCTTTTGATCCTCTCCCCCATGATGCAAGCAAACTGGAGCTTATGCTTTGTCCAGGCTTTTGGAAAGGGGTAAGACGTGAatttctgctgttgctgcttgttTTGTTTGTGACAGAagactatattttattttatgccatTTTAAGGTTTAATTTTGGTTTTGGTTGTGTTTatttctgccctgggacctttggatgaagggcagattataaatccttctaataaataataaaatgctatGAAATTGtaagcatttttaaattgttgtgtacAGTTAGGTTCAATGTGAACCCTCACATAGTGGCACCTTCCAGTCTTCTTGAGAGACTAGGCTCTGCTATCTCCTCCTCTACCCCCATTTTAAGATTGTGACAAAATGCAGCTTTTGTGTCTTAAACATCAAGCctaattttttcccctcttggCCACCTCTGGCTTTACACTGAGCCTGATGaagaggaatttcagaagaaaatcaccctgtgttagaaatgggggtgccacagcatctgattgtcctaatgcacaacctatactctggacaagaggctactgtaagaacagaatatggagaaaccgactggttccccatctgaaagtgtgtgagatggggtgtattttatcacccaatttgtttaatcgatgtgcagaacatatacagaaagcaggactggaccaagatgaaggaggtgtgaaaattggagggagaaatatcaataatttaagatatgcagacgataccatactcttagcagaaaccagtaataatttgaaacgaatgctgatgaaagttaaagaggaaagcacaaaagcaggactaaagttgaatgtcaaaaagactaaagtagtgacaGCAGAAGactttaatgttgacaatgaggacactgaacttgtcaaggattatcaatatcttggcatagtcattaaccaaaatggagacaacagtcaagaaatcagaaggctaggacctggggagggcagctatgaaagaactagaaaaggttcgcaaatgcaaagatgtatcactgaacactaaagctaGGATcgttcagatcatggtatttctgatctctatgtatggatgtgaaagtcggacagtgaaaaaagcagataagagaaaaataaactcttttgaaatgtgttgttggaggagagctttgcagataacctgactgtgaaaaagacgaataattgggtgttagaacaaattaaaccagaactatcattagaaactaaaatgaaactgaggttatcattctttcgacacataatgagaagacaggattcactagaaaagaccatgctgggaaaaacagaaaggagtagaaaaagaggaaggccaaacaagaaatggattaactccataaaggaagccacagacctgaatttacaagatctgaacatggtggtttatgacagatgctgttggaggtctctGGTTCATAAGGTCGCCATGTCACAATGGACTTCAAGGCACGTAACAAAAAACTGCggaaatctctctttctctcgccCCCCTTCCGTCCTGGCATTTTTTTGTTGGTGGCCGTACTGAATCTCCAGCACAAAATAATTGCACAACTCcgctagtttgttgttgttatgaatcAAACAGGAATTCAAGCTGGCAGTAGGAGGGTAGTAGCCTTTCCACGCCTACGCTAAAAACTGGACCCAAAAGAAACCTTTTCTTTCCTATCTCTATGATGCCAAGAGACGGAAAGAGTGAGCACGCGGCGATTAAACCAATCAGAGGTTCACAGCCACGCTCATGGAGCCGAACAGCTTGCCGTGCCGAAGGGCGGGGCGGTCTCGAAGGAGGCGTCCGGTTGCTAGACAACGGGGATCAGCAAGCTAGCGTGCACACGCCATAAGCAGAATCCAGGCAGTAAGAGTTAGGGTTGGCAGAACTTGCCGGTGGGGTCAGTTGCTTGATGTAGATTTCTCCCGGTCTGATTGTCTTGAGATTGGTGGTATAACTGTGATTTATaagttattaaaaaaataataattctgtgCCTGGCACGCCAGTACTAGTAGATTTGTAGTATAAAGGATTTGGTTTGTGAAAGGTTTTCATTTACTCTTCGTTGTGCTGAAAAGTAAGGCTTTATTTTGTGTGTCCTAATCTTTGGCATTCACATGACAATTGCTGGTTTGTTCCAGGTTTTTCCAAAGAAACGATCATGGGTGTTGCTATATGTGCAGCTGCAGTTCCTTTATTTGCAATATGAGGATGATAATAATATTGGCCTTCCTTGAAGGGTTATCAGAATTACCAAGATAATGTGTAATTCGTGTTATGCAAATACTAATTAACTTAACCTGTTTATATCTCTTGTCTTCTTTGGATATACTCCCCCTTACCTCCTATTTGAATATCCCTTGCCAGGAGCCCTCTTGAGCATAGAGGTGCATTGGCATAATGACTGCTTGTGCCTAATGGTACAGGTAAGTGATCCAACTGGCTTAACTCCTAAATATTACTTATATTCACTGCAAAAAGAAAAGGGTGCTTTGAAAATGCAAGTAATGTTCAACATACATGTATGCATTGAAGTACAGAAAGAAAGTTTGCAATGGCTGAAGGTAAAGAAATTTGATTAGAACACAGGTTCTTTCttgggaattatttttaaaacattaattttgTTAACTTGGAAGAAGTTAATGTGTTATGGCAACAGCTAACCCAATGCACAATATCAATGCAGAGCTTGATAGAAGATGGCAATGGATGTAAAATACCTCAAGGAATGCATTGGAAAATGCTTGGCTGAAGGACTTGCTGAAGTGGCAGACCGTCAGCCAGTGGACCCAATCAGTTTCCTGGCATATTGGATTTACAGCTACAAGAACAAATTAAATGAAGAAGAACAGGTGATGCAtcttattttaaaagcaaaactgaAGAAAGCCAGCCTCAAGATGCCAGACTTTCCCTTATCTTTTCCAAATTTTTCTGTACTTTGTGCTTTTTGTAGAGGAGGATAGAGAGGGCTCAATTAGAATGTGAACATGAAGAAGCCCTTGCAGAATTGGAGAGGATAGAAAAGTTGAAAGCAGAAGAGCTCCTGGTTGCCCAGAAATTTGAAGAACAACAGAAGGTCTGAATAGTTTGATCTTAAGCTGAAAcctttttgtaaataatattCAGTTTACCATTTGAATATGTGAGGTGATCTGTAATGACAGTTGAATGCCAAAAATAAGCCAATGGCTATTGGGTTTaaatgatggatggatgggacACCATCAATGATTGATTTTAGTTAACTAAATTAcaatttttcttttataaagatgTTTAAAGAGCTGGAACCAGAAAAGACAATTGTGGAATTAACTGAGAAAGATGGAGGGCCAGTTTTGCAGAGCTTTGAAGAAACTGACGAAAACCATATAAACAAAGTGAGTAACATATATGTATGTGAGT comes from the Rhineura floridana isolate rRhiFlo1 chromosome 7, rRhiFlo1.hap2, whole genome shotgun sequence genome and includes:
- the LOC133388742 gene encoding DPY30 domain-containing protein 1-like, which codes for MAMDVKYLKECIGKCLAEGLAEVADRQPVDPISFLAYWIYSYKNKLNEEEQRRIERAQLECEHEEALAELERIEKLKAEELLVAQKFEEQQKMFKELEPEKTIVELTEKDGGPVLQSFEETDENHINKKRTKEKDLEIPEKYGSNQEALEDKLDQGDVSVKNELDEIPGEASTSITLQEALTEIIMDEDFNQIPKEMMDDGGGNQLEHYEVTENEQDMQTEDDDPDEEDDPDEEDKSSQDLDLE